The Lycium barbarum isolate Lr01 chromosome 10, ASM1917538v2, whole genome shotgun sequence genome includes a region encoding these proteins:
- the LOC132613483 gene encoding uncharacterized protein LOC132613483 isoform X2, whose amino-acid sequence MENGGDSLVPKLAGWNLNDSNNNNPKNNDGLYQVLKAVEAAEATIKQQVDENNRLRTELQKKILEVEKYRLGELKGQTPHSVGQLDHLNEADGAHPSTLGYGSQLPELRNMDSIGRNLSSNMVLAKDPRQNDLDLTLQNQGESHTKYNKVNGTLRALPGGQTTTDNSGVSQFSSPSASFSPNRYQIEGEYDRQLNLSGQGLMPVAEVNSSMKKDLVLKIQEHEQEMVQLRKYLSEYSIKEAQIRNEKYVLEKRIAYMRMAFDQQQQDLVDAASKAISYRQDIIEENIRLTYALQAAQQERSTFVASLVPLLAEYSLQPPVADAQSIVSNVKVLFRHLQEKLFVTEAKLKESQYQIAPWRSDMNLSNFANSPPRSAGIKEGLELVPQQVYSSEKAPLSSDPRTTTDWDPLRNPQSSLNRDAERNLETDDLGRYSPLTSRNATAQVIPAQLAVSQGYTHSKPKSEETSSKQVTFSGLISSNEMDDSDMERHQNDRETSVNWANKSSPYTSQLDDPSLSYSPYLPPVLEEPSSSYSEDEEALPAIEGLQISGEAYPGQALQACGYSINGTTSCNFEWVRHLEDGSFNYIEGAKQPTYLVTADDVDTYLAIEVQPLDDRKRKGELVKVFANEHRKITCDPVMHSCIEKTLYSGHASYKVSLSTRYLDIWEPATLAIKRDGYSIKANGPGGVLVSEKFSQSTIVSIPYGSPTEFSIFDSRGVEHPLKAENDQGDISCSRDTIVLTMRLFIIRAGEKKKGRRRGLFFNK is encoded by the exons ATGGAAAATGGAGGAGATAGTTTGGTGCCTAAACTTGCAGGATGGAATTTGAATGATTCAAATAATAATAATCCAAAGAACAATGATGGGTTGTATCAGGTTTTGAAAGCAGTTGAAGCCGCCGAAGCCACCATTAAGCAACAG gttgatgaaaataatCGGTTAAGAACAGAACTTCAAAAGAAGATACTGGAAGTTGAGAAATAT AGATTGGGAGAGCTGAAAGGTCAAACTCCTCATTCAGTTGGTCAGTTGGATCATCTAAATGAGGCTGATGGCGCACATCCATCAACTTTGGGTTATGGAAGTCAACTTCCTGAACTTAGAAACATGGATAGTATAGGACGTAATTTGTCTAGTAATATGGTTCTTGCCAAAGATCCCAGGCAAAATGATTTAGACTTGACTCTGCAAAATCAGGGAGAGAGCCACACCAAATATAACAAGGTGAATGGTACATTGAGAGCACTTCCTGGTGGTCAGACAACAACTGATAATTCTGGCGTCTCTCAATTCTCATCACCTTCGGCGTCATTTTCACCCAACAG GTATCAAATAGAAGGAGAATATGACAGACAGCTCAATTTATCTGGACAAGGTTTGATGCCAGTGGCCGAAGTTAACAGCAGTATGAAGAAG GATCTTGTTTTGAAGATCCAGGAGCATGAACAGGAGATGGTACAATTGAGGAAATATCTTTCTGAATATTCCATCAAG GAAGCACAAATTCGCAACGAGAAATATGTTCTGGAAAAACGAATTGCTTATATGCGCATG GCATTTGATCAGCAGCAACAGGATCTTGTTGATGCTGCATCTAAAGCGATATCATACAGACAAGACATAATTGAGGAAAATATACGCCTTACATACGCACTGCAG GCTGCACAGCAAGAAAGATCAACATTTGTAGCATCTTTGGTGCCACTTCTTGCAGAGTACTCGCTTCAGCCGCCCGTAGCTGATGCCCAATCAATTGTCAGCAATGTCAAG GTTCTGTTTAGACATTTACAAGAGAAGCTTTTTGTTACTGAG GCAAAGTTGAAGGAATCTCAGTACCAAATTGCACCTTGGCGATCAGATATGAACCTGTCGAATTTTGCTAATTCACCTCCTCGTTCTGCTGGG ATTAAAGAAGGTCTTGAACTAGTACCACAACAAGTCTATTCCAGTGAAAAGGCTCCTCTTTCGTCAGATCCTCGGACTACAACAGACTGGGATCCCTTGAGGAATCCTCAGAGTAGTCTAAACCGTGATGCTGAAAGAAATCTGGAGACTGATGACTTGGGGAGGTATTCACCTCTTACAAGCAG GAACGCTACAGCGCAAGTCATACCAGCACAACTTGCAGTAAGCCAGGGTTATACGCATTCCAAGCCTAAAAGTGAAGAAACATCCAGTAAGCAAGTTACTTTTAGTGGTCTCATCAGCAGCAACGAGATGGATGATTCCGACATGGAGAGACATCAAAACGATAGAGAGACTTCAGTCAATTGGGCTAATAAAAGCTCACCATACACATCACAGCTAGATGATCCAAGCTTATCGTACTCTCCGTACTTGCCACCAGTTCTCGAGGAACCGTCATCATCCTATTCAGAAG ATGAAGAGGCACTACCTGCAATAGAGGGTCTCCAAATTTCTGGTGAAGCTTATCCTGGACAGGCACTCCAAGCTTGTGGCTACTCTATTAATGGAACAACCAGTTGCAATTTTGAG TGGGTTCGCCATTTGGAAGATGGATCTTTTAACTATATAGAGG GGGCAAAGCAACCAACTTACCTTGTCACTGCTGACGATGTTGATACTTACCTTGCTATTGAAGTGCAGCCATTGGACGACCGAAAACGGAAG GGTGAACTCGTGAAGGTCTTTGCAAATGAGCATAGGAAGATAACTTGTG ATCCTGTAATGCATAGTTGCATAGAGAAAACCCTTTATAGTGGTCATGCTTCATATAAAGTTTCATTGTCG ACACGATATCTTGATATATGGGAGCCTGCTACCTTGGCCATCAAGAGGGATGGTTATAGTATCAAGGCTAATGGGCCAGGTGGTGTTCTTGTCAGTGAGAAGTTTTCTCAATCTACAATT
- the LOC132613483 gene encoding uncharacterized protein LOC132613483 isoform X1, with protein MENGGDSLVPKLAGWNLNDSNNNNPKNNDGLYQVLKAVEAAEATIKQQVDENNRLRTELQKKILEVEKYRLGELKGQTPHSVGQLDHLNEADGAHPSTLGYGSQLPELRNMDSIGRNLSSNMVLAKDPRQNDLDLTLQNQGESHTKYNKVNGTLRALPGGQTTTDNSGVSQFSSPSASFSPNRYQIEGEYDRQLNLSGQGLMPVAEVNSSMKKDLVLKIQEHEQEMVQLRKYLSEYSIKEAQIRNEKYVLEKRIAYMRMAFDQQQQDLVDAASKAISYRQDIIEENIRLTYALQAAQQERSTFVASLVPLLAEYSLQPPVADAQSIVSNVKVLFRHLQEKLFVTEAKLKESQYQIAPWRSDMNLSNFANSPPRSAGIKEGLELVPQQVYSSEKAPLSSDPRTTTDWDPLRNPQSSLNRDAERNLETDDLGRYSPLTSRNATAQVIPAQLAVSQGYTHSKPKSEETSSKQVTFSGLISSNEMDDSDMERHQNDRETSVNWANKSSPYTSQLDDPSLSYSPYLPPVLEEPSSSYSEAADEEALPAIEGLQISGEAYPGQALQACGYSINGTTSCNFEWVRHLEDGSFNYIEGAKQPTYLVTADDVDTYLAIEVQPLDDRKRKGELVKVFANEHRKITCDPVMHSCIEKTLYSGHASYKVSLSTRYLDIWEPATLAIKRDGYSIKANGPGGVLVSEKFSQSTIVSIPYGSPTEFSIFDSRGVEHPLKAENDQGDISCSRDTIVLTMRLFIIRAGEKKKGRRRGLFFNK; from the exons ATGGAAAATGGAGGAGATAGTTTGGTGCCTAAACTTGCAGGATGGAATTTGAATGATTCAAATAATAATAATCCAAAGAACAATGATGGGTTGTATCAGGTTTTGAAAGCAGTTGAAGCCGCCGAAGCCACCATTAAGCAACAG gttgatgaaaataatCGGTTAAGAACAGAACTTCAAAAGAAGATACTGGAAGTTGAGAAATAT AGATTGGGAGAGCTGAAAGGTCAAACTCCTCATTCAGTTGGTCAGTTGGATCATCTAAATGAGGCTGATGGCGCACATCCATCAACTTTGGGTTATGGAAGTCAACTTCCTGAACTTAGAAACATGGATAGTATAGGACGTAATTTGTCTAGTAATATGGTTCTTGCCAAAGATCCCAGGCAAAATGATTTAGACTTGACTCTGCAAAATCAGGGAGAGAGCCACACCAAATATAACAAGGTGAATGGTACATTGAGAGCACTTCCTGGTGGTCAGACAACAACTGATAATTCTGGCGTCTCTCAATTCTCATCACCTTCGGCGTCATTTTCACCCAACAG GTATCAAATAGAAGGAGAATATGACAGACAGCTCAATTTATCTGGACAAGGTTTGATGCCAGTGGCCGAAGTTAACAGCAGTATGAAGAAG GATCTTGTTTTGAAGATCCAGGAGCATGAACAGGAGATGGTACAATTGAGGAAATATCTTTCTGAATATTCCATCAAG GAAGCACAAATTCGCAACGAGAAATATGTTCTGGAAAAACGAATTGCTTATATGCGCATG GCATTTGATCAGCAGCAACAGGATCTTGTTGATGCTGCATCTAAAGCGATATCATACAGACAAGACATAATTGAGGAAAATATACGCCTTACATACGCACTGCAG GCTGCACAGCAAGAAAGATCAACATTTGTAGCATCTTTGGTGCCACTTCTTGCAGAGTACTCGCTTCAGCCGCCCGTAGCTGATGCCCAATCAATTGTCAGCAATGTCAAG GTTCTGTTTAGACATTTACAAGAGAAGCTTTTTGTTACTGAG GCAAAGTTGAAGGAATCTCAGTACCAAATTGCACCTTGGCGATCAGATATGAACCTGTCGAATTTTGCTAATTCACCTCCTCGTTCTGCTGGG ATTAAAGAAGGTCTTGAACTAGTACCACAACAAGTCTATTCCAGTGAAAAGGCTCCTCTTTCGTCAGATCCTCGGACTACAACAGACTGGGATCCCTTGAGGAATCCTCAGAGTAGTCTAAACCGTGATGCTGAAAGAAATCTGGAGACTGATGACTTGGGGAGGTATTCACCTCTTACAAGCAG GAACGCTACAGCGCAAGTCATACCAGCACAACTTGCAGTAAGCCAGGGTTATACGCATTCCAAGCCTAAAAGTGAAGAAACATCCAGTAAGCAAGTTACTTTTAGTGGTCTCATCAGCAGCAACGAGATGGATGATTCCGACATGGAGAGACATCAAAACGATAGAGAGACTTCAGTCAATTGGGCTAATAAAAGCTCACCATACACATCACAGCTAGATGATCCAAGCTTATCGTACTCTCCGTACTTGCCACCAGTTCTCGAGGAACCGTCATCATCCTATTCAGAAG CTGCAGATGAAGAGGCACTACCTGCAATAGAGGGTCTCCAAATTTCTGGTGAAGCTTATCCTGGACAGGCACTCCAAGCTTGTGGCTACTCTATTAATGGAACAACCAGTTGCAATTTTGAG TGGGTTCGCCATTTGGAAGATGGATCTTTTAACTATATAGAGG GGGCAAAGCAACCAACTTACCTTGTCACTGCTGACGATGTTGATACTTACCTTGCTATTGAAGTGCAGCCATTGGACGACCGAAAACGGAAG GGTGAACTCGTGAAGGTCTTTGCAAATGAGCATAGGAAGATAACTTGTG ATCCTGTAATGCATAGTTGCATAGAGAAAACCCTTTATAGTGGTCATGCTTCATATAAAGTTTCATTGTCG ACACGATATCTTGATATATGGGAGCCTGCTACCTTGGCCATCAAGAGGGATGGTTATAGTATCAAGGCTAATGGGCCAGGTGGTGTTCTTGTCAGTGAGAAGTTTTCTCAATCTACAATT